One stretch of Serinicoccus hydrothermalis DNA includes these proteins:
- a CDS encoding ATP-grasp domain-containing protein has product MVARLAGAGIPCLNPLPGVRLLRRPERLEQRLVARGIPVPWSRAVQTYLVQPFVPNDGADHKLYVIGDHVSGLLKPSPLLAGHLSSRAVFAVPDDLTRLALAARRVCRLDLAGVDVVLGPDGPVVVDVNAFPGYRGVPGAAAAVADLVRARIRAGDT; this is encoded by the coding sequence GTGGTCGCCAGGCTCGCGGGCGCGGGCATCCCCTGCCTCAACCCGCTGCCCGGCGTGCGGCTGCTGCGCCGTCCGGAACGGCTGGAGCAGCGCCTCGTGGCCAGGGGTATACCCGTGCCATGGTCCCGGGCCGTGCAGACCTACCTCGTCCAGCCCTTCGTCCCGAACGACGGGGCCGACCACAAGCTCTACGTCATCGGAGACCATGTGAGCGGTCTGCTCAAGCCCTCCCCGTTGTTGGCGGGGCACCTGTCGTCCAGGGCGGTCTTCGCGGTCCCCGACGACCTGACCCGCCTGGCGCTCGCCGCCCGACGCGTCTGCCGGCTCGACCTGGCAGGTGTGGACGTGGTGCTCGGTCCGGACGGACCGGTCGTCGTGGACGTGAACGCCTTCCCGGGATACCGCGGCGTGCCGGGGGCCGCCGCGGCGGTGGCCGACCTCGTGAGGGCACGCATCCGTGCGGGCGACACGTGA
- a CDS encoding nitroreductase family deazaflavin-dependent oxidoreductase, with translation MDNSSARHDLDDAAIGDPAAYLPEKSDWVATQLRDIDAAGDTAAATIQDRPVVVITMRGARSGMLRRVPLMRVEHEGSYLAVASKGGAPEHPAWYYNVAKNPDVLVQDGTSQQALRARELGEGPERDAWWERAVQTFPSYADYQEKTDRLIPVFVLEPLRG, from the coding sequence ATGGACAACAGCAGCGCACGGCACGACCTCGACGACGCCGCGATCGGCGACCCGGCGGCATACCTGCCGGAGAAGAGCGACTGGGTGGCCACCCAGCTGCGCGACATCGACGCCGCGGGAGACACCGCCGCCGCGACGATCCAGGACCGACCGGTCGTGGTCATCACCATGCGTGGCGCCCGCAGCGGCATGCTCAGGCGGGTCCCGCTGATGCGGGTCGAGCACGAGGGTTCCTACCTCGCCGTCGCGAGCAAGGGTGGGGCGCCCGAGCACCCGGCGTGGTACTACAACGTGGCCAAGAACCCCGACGTCCTGGTCCAGGACGGCACCAGCCAGCAGGCGCTGCGGGCGCGCGAGCTCGGCGAGGGGCCGGAGCGGGACGCGTGGTGGGAGCGCGCGGTGCAGACCTTCCCCAGCTACGCCGACTACCAGGAGAAGACCGACCGGCTCATCCCGGTCTTCGTCCTCGAGCCACTCCGCGGCTGA
- a CDS encoding GNAT family N-acetyltransferase: MPTLGEAAQGVRVRALTDDEALLLGALHKQALVRAGTDPDAGEPMHVRAFASAWHPRADDLPAWVAEHDGEHVGVAVVRRTMLPHLAGAPRLLVLSALGPADTVGEEAVCLALVRQVIGWARERGDERVEVAGDVALPAPVLDAVRAVVRQATSVSLPTQP, from the coding sequence ATGCCGACACTGGGGGAGGCCGCGCAGGGTGTGCGCGTGCGCGCGCTCACCGACGACGAGGCGCTGCTGCTCGGTGCGCTGCACAAGCAGGCTCTGGTCAGGGCCGGCACCGACCCGGACGCGGGCGAGCCGATGCACGTGCGTGCCTTCGCCAGCGCCTGGCACCCGCGCGCCGACGACCTCCCGGCCTGGGTCGCCGAGCACGACGGCGAGCACGTCGGGGTCGCGGTGGTCCGCCGCACGATGCTGCCCCACCTCGCGGGTGCTCCGCGGCTGCTCGTCCTCTCCGCACTGGGTCCGGCAGACACCGTCGGTGAGGAGGCGGTCTGTCTCGCCCTGGTCCGTCAGGTCATCGGTTGGGCGCGGGAGCGTGGCGACGAGCGGGTCGAGGTCGCGGGCGACGTTGCGCTGCCGGCTCCCGTCCTGGATGCGGTCCGCGCGGTGGTGCGGCAGGCGACCTCGGTCAGCCTGCCCACCCAACCCTGA